Proteins encoded in a region of the Flammeovirga yaeyamensis genome:
- a CDS encoding S8 family serine peptidase, translating into MKRNFIFLLLIYILGLSTTVYSQSKTSLEEVTFNGNAVKLPENADAYFQNQRLSRTSNQSAYVILQFYQIPNREKRSNLLNNGIILNDYLGNNAYLTEINSFNARVDLSSIRSIINLTDLQKLDPLLLKSELPKYAISGKHSIQLDVLFFSGVNTQKVQSDLEGLGAESINFSPYFNKVRCQIDIKELKRLNAFSWLKYAAPIPPKVEKDDFIGKTMVGQDALMGYMGIDQMLTGNGITVGIWDQDVEPHLDFNGRVTSHELEDHLFAHGNHVAGIMAGRGLVDPFGVGIAHDVKIESWNFNIGRNGLTTGDEMMGAALNNDVSITQNSYGIPHPGGFLWPYIQSDAELDLVTWTQPHVLHVFSSGNSRGSFQYGTSSKTAKNILTVGALTQTGAMSDFSSWGPVDDGRHGPHITAKGVDVYSCSFFNDYELMDGTSQATPLVSGVAIQLYELYKRENDELPRADLIKGVLCNTASDLGDVGPDFAYGFGEMNALRAAKVVKNNHFESGELETGEKETYKIWVPEGTGQLKVMLTWSDYPSIPFTSNTLINDLDLTVVKNGETTLPLVLDAAYPSKLATNKEDHLNNIEQVVIDLPQSGYYEFVVDGTSIPFGPQNYSITWDFVEKGVTLLSPVGGESYISDNSMMIYWSAPQNNTEGFVVQISEDNGANYQTVAELGSKARNYTYATPSEAKGDLKVRVINGKYFDQSGASFSIIGRPIITANSSNGISWSAISGATSYEVMRIEDGEMKVVEEVTSTQYSPEPGQYWYAVRAINKEKNIVGLRSKAIDLSVKGAISNFPFDEGFDDGQSNYISIEKSDQGNATINYDTETNSHYLKFEGGLTGATFYGDGTTQEVWNANPSFISTAKLNTEIPDGIQSLLFTLDAKLAYSVSRNQSIFRVYVNGQPISDIKGESYFIGSETALLKRDKMYFDLSSFLGGPIEIELKAICRYPSGVIAWAPEGDQVGIDNLHLSEKAEFDIALLEIEHPNHSLRLKEAELKFLIANIGSQDLSAFDFSFEIYKNGLINQRADETFTTSLSSFETKNYTFIALGDFSEEDALYYVKGKAEHSGDSNIENNTLQGSGFFNFGDIVPMAANDYTQTSTVSDEIIFTDGGTRIFNYPDNTRSVHNFVPSDPNKKVKVEFTSLQLEERYDYLYVFEGTDAKGDPIAILNGSLSQNKETTFTSTVNGGALSFLFYSDEAVNEEGWIATVTQEEHTIDYDAGITSILHPVTHLGLTDVEKVVVSVSNFGKEDISSFKIAYTINGGEPKIQEVDRLIEAGRSADIEFDEADVFNTFGVQYEVKAYTILENDEVERNDSTSVRFKSDYEPALGFGGVYITNVTMGDINQTSGDFMYEDYSNQELKINYGETVELIVTKNDGSGAGKYWIDWNFNGKFDEDEGFEFEPINPRQMKGVIDPPYDVAPGKKRLRIRVLSFGDMDPEGIVFTGEVEDYSILLEGEAPIHDLAIKRIDMEEFVTPDNYEIPVVIENKTSNTESYQLKLYIDDVEKEVLDINDHAGRETKEILFSSVKLEQSTTKIHVEIISSTDEVPTNDSIFRTINVQPLNTVFAYNILGAEGVYPGPISFHMQNIKQPRNIKQVNGFYVYAGTIAKNKWYNSSTGGLLSTIDPFTGEIDNIGFSDIELRDMCYSEPKDKLYGMAYYTAEIYSIDKLTGASTLEGTLSNAAIKTITCDISGLLYGMDNLGNIYIIDDEDWTTTKISTLPIYTGTSPHPHLFFDHNIGKMYLASRDNQLTTDYYQIWEVDPWSGALKEGAVNEGLSKAIGFSMYYDKEIAESLHSINSVKIQGLTSFGTIDEVNKEVKLIPAKQMNIEELTLQFSISPGAKLYYKGQKMEFSSVYDLTAPIVVEVRSYDNSHSSLWTIECLPPLNDEAEIQAYDIAVAMNNDLTEDLIGEVSSNKISIDAHKEDDLTNAFVSIEKANKSIILIGTDTLITDETMVNHANNFMLKVVSEDQSKTNYYTVSTAKPENDNAVLESFMILADLNENVSEDIYAEIVDQEIFFDESLFDIEGELIISFKLSTGAMMTHNQWIQVSGEDKVALTEGVQFEVISEDKLSNETYSVKKKESTDPDPTALITLSEDVINVFPNPTIGDVKIRHQEAGTIFVMDLNGNKVLVKELGMNQKELDLNHLSSGMYIIRFEGQTSELWLTKLIVK; encoded by the coding sequence ATGAAAAGGAATTTTATTTTTCTTCTTCTGATCTATATTTTGGGATTAAGCACAACTGTGTATTCTCAATCAAAGACTAGCCTAGAAGAAGTAACTTTCAATGGTAATGCTGTGAAATTGCCAGAAAATGCTGATGCTTATTTTCAAAATCAGAGACTCTCTCGAACTTCCAATCAATCGGCTTATGTAATCCTTCAATTCTATCAAATACCTAATAGAGAAAAGCGTTCTAATTTACTTAATAATGGTATTATTTTAAATGATTATTTAGGGAATAATGCCTATTTAACTGAAATAAACTCTTTTAATGCAAGGGTAGACTTAAGTTCAATTCGCTCAATCATTAATCTAACTGATCTTCAAAAGTTAGATCCATTATTATTGAAATCAGAATTGCCTAAATATGCCATTTCGGGTAAACATTCTATTCAGTTAGATGTGTTGTTTTTTTCTGGTGTAAATACTCAAAAAGTACAATCCGATTTAGAAGGGCTAGGAGCAGAGTCGATTAACTTTTCTCCTTACTTTAATAAAGTGAGATGTCAGATTGATATCAAAGAACTGAAAAGATTAAATGCTTTTTCGTGGTTAAAATATGCCGCTCCAATTCCTCCGAAAGTGGAAAAAGACGACTTCATAGGAAAAACTATGGTAGGTCAAGATGCTTTAATGGGATATATGGGGATTGATCAAATGCTTACTGGTAATGGTATTACAGTGGGTATTTGGGATCAAGATGTTGAGCCTCACTTAGACTTTAATGGACGAGTAACATCGCACGAGTTAGAAGATCATCTTTTTGCACATGGTAACCATGTGGCAGGAATAATGGCAGGGCGTGGTTTAGTAGATCCTTTTGGAGTGGGTATTGCACACGATGTAAAAATCGAATCTTGGAATTTTAACATTGGTCGAAACGGACTAACTACTGGTGATGAGATGATGGGAGCAGCATTAAATAATGATGTTTCCATCACTCAAAATTCTTACGGAATTCCTCACCCTGGAGGGTTCCTTTGGCCCTATATACAAAGTGATGCAGAATTGGATTTAGTAACATGGACCCAACCTCATGTATTACATGTTTTTTCATCTGGTAACTCAAGAGGAAGTTTTCAATATGGAACAAGTTCTAAAACGGCAAAGAATATCCTTACAGTTGGAGCTTTGACTCAAACTGGAGCAATGAGCGATTTTTCCAGTTGGGGTCCTGTAGATGACGGTCGACATGGTCCACATATCACTGCAAAAGGTGTAGATGTATACTCATGTTCTTTTTTTAATGATTACGAATTGATGGACGGTACATCTCAAGCCACTCCATTGGTATCTGGTGTTGCCATACAGTTATACGAATTATACAAAAGAGAAAATGATGAGTTACCCAGAGCAGATTTAATTAAAGGGGTTTTATGTAACACAGCTTCAGACTTAGGTGATGTTGGCCCTGACTTCGCTTACGGTTTTGGTGAAATGAATGCTTTAAGAGCGGCAAAAGTGGTTAAAAACAATCATTTTGAATCGGGAGAACTTGAAACAGGAGAGAAGGAAACCTATAAAATTTGGGTGCCAGAAGGAACAGGTCAATTAAAAGTGATGTTAACATGGAGTGATTACCCAAGTATTCCATTTACATCAAATACACTGATTAACGATTTAGATTTAACTGTTGTGAAAAATGGAGAGACAACACTGCCTCTAGTTTTAGATGCAGCATATCCTTCAAAATTGGCTACTAACAAAGAAGATCATTTAAATAACATCGAACAAGTAGTGATCGATCTTCCTCAATCGGGATATTATGAGTTTGTAGTGGATGGAACATCAATTCCTTTCGGACCACAGAACTATAGTATTACATGGGATTTTGTAGAAAAAGGTGTGACTTTACTATCACCAGTAGGAGGAGAATCATATATTTCAGATAATTCGATGATGATCTACTGGTCAGCACCACAAAATAATACAGAAGGTTTTGTAGTTCAAATTTCTGAAGATAATGGAGCTAATTATCAAACGGTAGCCGAATTAGGATCGAAAGCTAGAAACTACACATATGCAACTCCTTCAGAAGCTAAAGGTGATCTAAAAGTTAGAGTAATTAACGGCAAATATTTCGATCAGAGTGGTGCTTCATTTAGCATCATCGGCAGACCAATTATTACTGCTAATTCATCAAATGGTATTTCTTGGTCAGCAATTTCTGGTGCTACTTCATACGAAGTAATGAGAATTGAGGATGGAGAAATGAAAGTTGTTGAAGAAGTTACATCTACTCAATATTCACCAGAACCAGGCCAATATTGGTATGCAGTAAGAGCCATCAATAAAGAGAAAAATATAGTTGGATTACGCTCTAAGGCAATTGATTTAAGTGTGAAAGGGGCTATTAGCAACTTTCCGTTTGATGAAGGCTTTGACGATGGACAATCAAATTATATTTCTATCGAAAAGTCGGATCAAGGAAATGCAACAATAAATTACGATACCGAGACAAACTCACATTATTTAAAATTTGAGGGCGGTCTTACTGGTGCTACTTTCTACGGCGATGGGACAACTCAAGAAGTTTGGAATGCTAACCCATCATTCATATCAACAGCAAAATTAAATACAGAAATACCAGACGGCATTCAATCATTATTATTCACATTAGATGCAAAATTAGCCTATTCTGTTTCTAGAAATCAAAGTATTTTTAGAGTGTATGTAAATGGTCAACCTATCTCTGATATTAAAGGAGAAAGTTATTTTATTGGTAGCGAAACAGCTTTACTTAAAAGAGATAAAATGTATTTCGATCTTAGCAGTTTTCTTGGAGGGCCAATTGAAATAGAATTGAAAGCCATTTGTCGTTATCCTTCTGGAGTAATTGCTTGGGCACCTGAAGGTGATCAAGTGGGAATAGATAATTTACATCTGTCAGAAAAAGCAGAATTTGATATTGCTTTATTGGAAATCGAACATCCTAATCATTCTCTGAGATTGAAAGAAGCTGAACTTAAATTTCTAATTGCCAATATTGGTTCTCAAGATTTAAGTGCATTTGATTTTTCTTTTGAAATTTACAAAAACGGATTAATCAATCAAAGAGCAGACGAAACGTTCACGACTTCTTTATCATCATTCGAAACAAAGAATTATACATTTATTGCTTTAGGCGATTTTTCTGAAGAGGATGCCTTGTATTATGTAAAAGGAAAAGCAGAACATTCGGGAGACTCAAATATTGAAAATAACACATTGCAAGGAAGCGGTTTCTTCAATTTTGGAGATATTGTTCCAATGGCTGCAAACGATTATACTCAGACCTCCACAGTAAGTGATGAAATCATCTTTACTGATGGAGGAACAAGAATTTTCAATTACCCTGATAATACAAGAAGTGTACACAACTTTGTTCCTTCAGATCCTAATAAAAAAGTAAAAGTAGAATTTACTTCATTGCAATTAGAGGAAAGGTACGACTACCTCTATGTATTTGAAGGAACAGATGCTAAAGGTGATCCTATTGCAATACTAAATGGCAGTTTAAGTCAAAATAAAGAAACAACTTTTACTTCTACAGTAAATGGTGGAGCATTAAGCTTTCTATTTTATTCAGATGAGGCGGTAAACGAAGAAGGGTGGATTGCAACAGTCACACAAGAAGAACATACAATTGATTACGATGCAGGTATCACATCAATTCTTCATCCTGTAACACATTTGGGGCTTACTGATGTAGAAAAGGTAGTAGTTTCAGTATCCAACTTTGGTAAAGAAGATATTTCATCTTTTAAAATTGCCTACACAATTAATGGTGGAGAACCGAAAATACAAGAGGTAGATCGTCTTATCGAAGCAGGCAGATCTGCAGATATCGAATTTGATGAGGCAGATGTTTTCAACACATTTGGTGTTCAATACGAAGTAAAAGCATATACCATTTTAGAGAATGATGAAGTGGAAAGAAATGACTCAACTTCAGTAAGGTTTAAATCAGATTATGAACCCGCTTTAGGTTTTGGTGGAGTATATATTACCAATGTAACTATGGGTGATATCAACCAAACTTCTGGAGATTTCATGTATGAAGATTATTCCAATCAAGAACTGAAAATTAATTACGGCGAAACGGTTGAATTGATTGTTACCAAAAATGATGGTTCTGGAGCAGGAAAATATTGGATAGATTGGAATTTTAACGGAAAATTTGATGAGGATGAAGGTTTTGAATTTGAACCAATTAATCCTCGACAAATGAAAGGAGTGATCGATCCACCATATGATGTTGCTCCAGGGAAAAAGAGACTTAGAATTCGTGTGTTGTCTTTTGGTGATATGGATCCAGAAGGAATTGTATTTACAGGAGAGGTAGAAGATTATTCTATCTTGTTGGAAGGAGAAGCTCCAATTCATGATTTAGCAATTAAGAGAATTGATATGGAGGAATTTGTCACTCCAGACAATTATGAGATTCCAGTGGTTATCGAAAATAAAACATCGAATACCGAATCGTATCAATTAAAGCTATATATCGATGATGTCGAAAAGGAAGTTCTTGATATCAACGATCATGCAGGAAGAGAAACAAAAGAAATCTTGTTTTCAAGTGTAAAGTTAGAGCAATCGACTACAAAAATTCATGTAGAAATTATTTCATCTACAGATGAAGTACCTACTAACGATTCTATTTTTAGAACCATAAATGTACAGCCATTAAACACTGTTTTTGCCTATAATATTTTAGGAGCTGAAGGAGTTTATCCAGGACCAATTAGCTTTCATATGCAAAATATTAAGCAACCTAGAAACATAAAACAAGTGAATGGGTTCTACGTGTATGCAGGTACAATTGCAAAGAATAAATGGTACAATAGCTCTACAGGAGGACTACTTTCTACTATAGATCCATTTACAGGAGAAATCGATAATATTGGATTTTCCGATATTGAGTTGAGAGATATGTGTTACAGCGAACCAAAGGACAAGTTGTACGGCATGGCTTATTACACAGCAGAGATTTACAGTATTGATAAACTAACTGGAGCATCTACTTTAGAAGGTACGCTTTCTAATGCTGCTATTAAGACCATTACTTGTGACATTTCTGGTTTGCTGTATGGAATGGATAATCTCGGAAATATCTACATTATTGATGATGAGGATTGGACAACCACTAAAATTAGTACATTACCAATTTATACTGGAACATCTCCACATCCTCATCTTTTCTTCGATCATAACATAGGTAAAATGTACCTGGCTTCCAGAGATAATCAGCTGACAACAGATTACTACCAAATTTGGGAAGTAGATCCATGGTCGGGTGCTCTAAAAGAGGGTGCAGTTAACGAAGGTCTTAGTAAAGCGATTGGTTTTTCTATGTACTATGATAAAGAAATAGCGGAGTCGTTACATTCGATTAATAGTGTAAAGATTCAAGGCTTGACATCTTTTGGAACAATAGACGAGGTGAACAAGGAAGTAAAGTTAATTCCAGCAAAGCAAATGAATATTGAAGAATTAACGCTACAATTCTCAATTTCTCCAGGAGCTAAACTGTATTACAAAGGTCAAAAAATGGAATTTTCATCGGTTTATGACCTAACAGCTCCAATTGTTGTCGAAGTGAGATCATACGATAATTCTCATTCCTCATTATGGACAATCGAGTGTCTTCCTCCTTTAAATGATGAAGCTGAAATTCAAGCCTATGATATCGCAGTAGCAATGAATAACGATCTTACAGAAGATTTAATAGGGGAGGTTTCATCAAATAAAATATCAATTGATGCTCACAAAGAAGATGATCTTACTAATGCATTTGTTTCTATTGAAAAAGCCAATAAGTCGATCATCTTAATAGGTACCGATACTCTGATCACTGATGAAACTATGGTAAATCATGCTAATAATTTTATGTTGAAAGTAGTATCTGAAGATCAGAGTAAAACGAACTATTATACGGTATCGACAGCTAAACCAGAGAATGATAATGCAGTACTAGAATCTTTTATGATCTTAGCTGATTTGAATGAAAATGTATCCGAAGATATTTATGCAGAAATAGTAGATCAAGAAATATTTTTCGACGAATCCCTATTTGATATTGAAGGAGAGTTAATCATCAGCTTCAAACTTTCTACTGGAGCAATGATGACACATAATCAGTGGATTCAAGTATCTGGAGAAGATAAAGTAGCTCTAACAGAAGGTGTACAATTTGAGGTGATCTCTGAAGATAAATTATCGAATGAGACTTATTCTGTGAAGAAAAAGGAAAGCACAGATCCCGATCCAACAGCTTTGATTACTTTATCAGAAGATGTAATTAATGTCTTCCCTAACCCAACAATTGGTGATGTTAAAATCAGACATCAAGAGGCAGGGACGATATTTGTCATGGACTTAAACGGTAACAAAGTACTTGTGAAAGAATTGGGAATGAATCAAAAAGAATTGGACCTAAATCATTTGTCATCAGGTATGTATATTATCAGATTTGAAGGACAGACATCTGAATTATGGTTAACGAAATTAATCGTTAAATAG
- a CDS encoding type II toxin-antitoxin system PemK/MazF family toxin has translation MKRGEIWLIDFDPSRGKEQKKVRPALIIGSDHLNGLPIRIILPITGTQRITHVAITASQDNGLIKDSFIDTVQIKSFSNERLIKKMGVIDNMTFAKVLAKVSHNLGLN, from the coding sequence ATGAAAAGAGGCGAAATATGGTTAATTGATTTTGACCCCAGTAGAGGAAAGGAGCAAAAGAAAGTAAGGCCTGCATTAATTATTGGTAGTGATCATTTAAACGGATTGCCAATTAGAATCATACTTCCAATAACCGGAACTCAAAGAATAACACATGTAGCCATTACAGCTTCTCAAGATAATGGCCTAATAAAAGATTCTTTTATAGATACAGTACAAATCAAATCTTTTAGTAATGAAAGGTTGATTAAAAAAATGGGAGTCATTGATAATATGACATTTGCTAAAGTTTTAGCAAAAGTATCTCACAATTTGGGGTTGAACTGA
- a CDS encoding AbrB/MazE/SpoVT family DNA-binding domain-containing protein — protein MKPITTKIKKIGNSKGVIIPKKMLQEQELTDDIILTPVEGGVLISSVKEYSMDDLINLEKKKLEENNYLKMAENEIHTLSESELKAYTKETDEFNDFDVID, from the coding sequence ATGAAACCAATAACCACAAAAATAAAGAAAATAGGAAATAGTAAAGGGGTGATAATTCCTAAAAAGATGCTTCAAGAACAAGAATTAACAGATGATATTATTCTTACGCCAGTTGAGGGGGGAGTTTTAATTTCTAGTGTTAAAGAGTATTCTATGGATGATCTAATTAATTTGGAAAAGAAAAAATTAGAGGAGAATAACTACCTTAAAATGGCTGAAAATGAAATTCATACTTTAAGTGAAAGTGAATTAAAAGCCTATACTAAAGAAACGGATGAATTTAATGATTTTGATGTAATTGATTAA
- a CDS encoding response regulator transcription factor: protein MCNTNSILLVDDHPIVRSALIPLIDVIPDTQIIGQAENGEEGYNKFVSLSPQLIIADIEMPKMNGVEMVKKIKSIAPNTKVIFITSHSDLFTFEEALSLNVDGYIFKENAMKEIRNCIDVVLQNEKFTCEKFKQFIETNQRKIDRIRKNKQLVTQLTKTELEVLGLISKGKSSPQIADQLFKSIKTIENHRYNICKKLEVTGNNQLLTFAVKQRKILAEYLEADKI, encoded by the coding sequence ATGTGTAATACCAATTCAATTTTACTTGTTGACGACCATCCAATAGTACGTTCTGCTCTTATTCCTCTAATTGATGTTATTCCTGATACTCAAATTATTGGTCAGGCAGAAAATGGAGAAGAAGGTTATAATAAATTTGTCTCACTATCACCTCAATTAATTATTGCAGACATCGAAATGCCTAAAATGAATGGTGTTGAGATGGTCAAAAAAATTAAATCAATAGCACCTAATACAAAAGTTATTTTTATCACTAGTCATAGTGACTTGTTTACATTTGAAGAAGCATTAAGCCTCAACGTAGATGGTTATATCTTCAAAGAAAATGCGATGAAAGAAATAAGAAATTGTATTGATGTAGTTTTACAAAATGAAAAGTTTACTTGTGAGAAATTTAAACAATTCATTGAAACCAATCAAAGAAAAATAGATAGAATAAGAAAAAATAAGCAATTAGTTACCCAATTAACGAAAACGGAATTAGAAGTCTTAGGACTAATTTCTAAAGGCAAATCATCTCCACAAATCGCAGATCAACTATTTAAGAGCATTAAAACGATTGAGAATCATAGATACAACATCTGCAAAAAGTTAGAAGTAACCGGTAATAATCAGTTATTAACTTTTGCCGTAAAGCAACGAAAAATTTTAGCAGAATATTTAGAAGCTGATAAAATATAA
- a CDS encoding tetratricopeptide repeat-containing sensor histidine kinase, with product MINKLPYFISLLILLFTTNAYSEETPKFYNDSAEDLFYDAPLESYKMAEKALAAAHKVSSTHEIVRAYVNLSRYYTFKENYQRSLDSLYVGVEYINDIPRETAEQLLLSISQNHVILHSDNLTFDQFINSNDEEKFWRKNYNVLIKLSAYYYNNYNYLNANDNLQKALVLAQNLQDSTYISEVNYQIGRLAVAIEKYDRSLVYFNKSLPYTLASNDSVRASKIYSYMGESQMILNEYITADSLFQLALSYSSQQNENQYLVLKNLGKFHFNQGKYATSRSYYNKALQSMGNNFDAEKAFIFNELGDLSIINHSLSESKMYYDSAIWYSKRFQDFKNLEEALVGLSDIAERRKDYKLSNELLKNSKIAQAKSNEQKEMEAISYSNAYFDTYFKDLQIIDLRQDKYIKDLILEQEKVKTNLLIVILIVVLLGGVLLVLWFLQTRKNAKLEREKAKVAREHNDELMLINDVLSQSQKELLNANQIKDRMFSVIGHDAKGPLISVRNQVFGLIGKVDKDSSVYEELVNSEILIDNVIRLINDLLNWAMLQDEKIELNIEKVDFKEILETNLSLYKQVIDRKNIAFDINLPSNTILDTDYQLLSFCVRNLLSNALKYSPEGGEIEISSKRKETSFSLSISDNGPGIGEHQRETIFLMPESFIAPSPDREGLGFGLPMTARFVKLLKGDISLTSKLNEGSKFQLTIPVG from the coding sequence ATGATTAACAAACTACCATATTTTATTTCATTACTGATATTATTATTCACAACTAACGCCTACTCAGAAGAAACTCCGAAATTTTATAATGACTCTGCAGAAGATCTTTTTTACGATGCTCCTTTGGAGAGTTATAAAATGGCAGAAAAGGCTTTGGCAGCTGCACATAAGGTATCGTCTACACACGAAATAGTTAGAGCTTATGTTAACCTTTCTAGGTATTATACCTTTAAGGAGAACTACCAACGATCTTTGGATAGTTTATATGTTGGGGTAGAATATATTAATGATATTCCAAGAGAAACAGCCGAACAGTTATTGCTTTCAATCAGTCAAAACCATGTGATACTTCATAGTGATAACCTTACTTTCGATCAGTTTATTAATAGTAATGATGAGGAGAAGTTTTGGAGAAAAAACTATAATGTATTAATCAAACTTTCTGCTTACTATTATAATAATTACAACTATTTAAATGCGAATGATAATCTCCAAAAAGCATTGGTATTAGCTCAAAATCTACAGGACAGCACCTATATTTCTGAGGTGAATTATCAAATAGGTCGATTGGCGGTTGCTATAGAAAAATACGATCGGTCGTTGGTTTATTTCAATAAATCTCTTCCTTATACTCTAGCTTCTAATGATTCTGTTCGGGCATCAAAAATCTATTCCTATATGGGAGAAAGTCAGATGATTTTAAATGAATACATCACTGCTGATTCTTTATTTCAGTTGGCGCTATCATATTCTTCTCAACAGAATGAAAATCAATATTTAGTTCTAAAAAACTTAGGAAAATTTCATTTCAATCAAGGGAAGTATGCCACAAGTAGATCTTATTATAACAAGGCTTTACAAAGTATGGGTAATAATTTCGATGCAGAAAAAGCATTCATTTTTAACGAATTAGGAGACCTTTCTATTATTAATCATAGTTTATCCGAAAGTAAAATGTATTATGATTCTGCTATTTGGTATTCTAAACGTTTTCAGGATTTTAAAAACTTAGAAGAAGCACTTGTTGGATTGTCTGATATAGCAGAAAGAAGGAAGGACTATAAGCTGTCGAATGAATTACTCAAGAACTCAAAAATTGCTCAAGCAAAAAGTAACGAGCAAAAAGAGATGGAGGCAATATCGTATTCCAATGCTTATTTTGATACCTATTTTAAGGATTTACAGATTATTGACTTAAGACAAGATAAATACATCAAAGATCTGATCCTAGAACAGGAAAAAGTAAAAACCAACCTCTTAATTGTCATTTTAATTGTCGTTTTATTGGGAGGTGTTCTTTTAGTCTTGTGGTTTCTTCAGACTAGAAAAAATGCAAAGTTAGAAAGGGAGAAAGCAAAAGTTGCCAGAGAACACAACGATGAATTAATGCTCATCAATGATGTATTGTCTCAATCTCAGAAGGAATTACTCAATGCCAATCAGATTAAAGATAGAATGTTCTCTGTAATTGGACATGATGCAAAAGGACCGCTGATTAGTGTAAGAAATCAGGTGTTTGGTTTGATAGGAAAAGTGGATAAAGATTCTTCAGTTTATGAAGAACTTGTCAACTCCGAAATACTTATTGATAACGTCATCCGACTAATTAATGACTTGCTGAATTGGGCGATGTTGCAAGACGAAAAGATTGAATTGAATATCGAAAAGGTAGATTTTAAAGAGATCTTAGAAACGAATTTAAGTCTTTACAAACAAGTCATTGATCGTAAAAATATTGCTTTTGATATCAACTTGCCATCAAATACTATCTTGGATACCGATTATCAGTTGCTAAGTTTTTGTGTGAGAAACCTGCTTTCTAATGCCTTGAAATATTCACCAGAAGGTGGTGAAATTGAAATTTCATCCAAAAGAAAGGAAACGAGCTTTTCACTATCAATATCTGATAATGGCCCTGGAATTGGAGAACATCAGAGGGAAACTATATTTCTGATGCCTGAAAGTTTTATAGCACCTAGCCCAGATAGGGAAGGTTTAGGCTTCGGTTTACCCATGACAGCAAGGTTTGTAAAACTATTAAAGGGTGATATTTCTTTAACTTCAAAATTGAATGAAGGATCGAAGTTTCAATTAACTATTCCTGTGGGGTAG